One genomic region from Lepidochelys kempii isolate rLepKem1 chromosome 19, rLepKem1.hap2, whole genome shotgun sequence encodes:
- the LOC140900578 gene encoding platelet-activating factor receptor-like, whose product MSPLRGPFGLGSRLTAPRASLPPASQEAGAQSFSAATGGAEMNNWTAGLEATEAPLGAARGECELSDPVQLVLVPLVYCVVLCVGLPGNLVALLAFLQSGQVRKAIRIYLINLTLADILFNLTLPLWIPYYLAGGHWVLSDATCRLAGAAYYIATYSAITFMTLISFDRYCTVRVARLDLALNRRHGAMAACVTVWLLCLGCAIPSLAAQQTWAGSRGTKCFEQSAGHRNYAYAMVGFFVASFLVVLGAYASIMRSLSATASHGSHRRLARAMVLGMLLVFVVCVAPYHLTLAPWVASRTQTPGCSPPSTLDILHTLSVALLSLNSCIDPLIYCFSIKRFRADLWMTARKIVRCLPLPPSPLERSIPNVRSSSFTSS is encoded by the coding sequence CGGTGCTGAGATGAACAACTGGACGGCCGGGCTGGAGGCGACGGAGGCACCCCTGGGTGCTGCCCGCGGGGAGTGTGAGCTGAGTGACCCCGTGCAGTTGGTCCTGGTGCCCCTAGTGTACTGCGTGGTGCTCTGTGTGGGGCTGCCTGGCAATCTGGTGGCCCTGCTGGCCTTTCTGCAGAGTGGCCAGGTGAGGAAGGCCATCCGCATCTACCTCATCAACCTCACTCTGGCCGACATCCTCTTCAACCTCACCCTGCCCCTCTGGATCCCCTACTACTTGGCCGGGGGGCACTGGGTCCTCTCAGATGCCACCTGCCGTCTGGCCGGGGCTGCCTACTACATAGCCACCTACAGTGCCATCACCTTCATGACCCTCATCAGCTTCGATCGCTACTGCACCGTCCGCGTGGCCAGGCTGGACCTGGCTCTGAACCGGCGCCACGGGGCCATGGCAGCTTGCGTGACGGTCTGGCTGCTGTGTTTGGGCTGCGCCATCCCCTCCCTGGCAGCCCAGCAGACCTGGGCGGGCTCTCGGGGCACCAAGTGCTTTGAGCAGTCTGCAGGGCACAGGAACTATGCCTATGCCATGGTGGGCTTCTTCGTGGCCTCCTTCCTGGTGGTGCTGGGCGCGTACGCCTCCATCATGAGGTCGCTCTCGGCCACTGCCTCCCACGGTAGCCACCGCCGGCTGGCCCGGGCCATGGTGCTGGGCATGCTGTTGGTGTTCGTGGTCTGTGTGGCCCCCTACCACCTCACCCTGGCCCCCTGGGTGGCCAGCCGGACGCAGACCCCCGGCTGCAGCCCACCCTCCACCCTGGACATCCTGCACACCCTGAGTGTGGCCCTGCTGAGCCTCAACAGCTGCATCGATCCGCTGATCTACTGCTTCTCCATCAAGCGCTTCCGGGCTGATCTGTGGATGACTGCGCGCAAGATCGTCCggtgcctcccactgcccccctccccactggagaGATCCATTCCCAATGTCCGCTCCTCCTCCTTCACCTCCTCCTAG